From a single Herbiconiux sp. SALV-R1 genomic region:
- the ispG gene encoding flavodoxin-dependent (E)-4-hydroxy-3-methylbut-2-enyl-diphosphate synthase, protein MPKPPPETLAPRRKSRQIKVGKVLVGGDAPVSVQSMTTTPTPNINATLQQIAELTASGCDIVRVAVPSRDDAEALPIIAKKSQIPVIADIHFQPNYVYAAIDAGCAGVRVNPGNIRKFDDQVGKIAAAAKAAGVSIRIGVNAGSLDPRLLEKYGKATPEALMESAIWEASLFEEHDFHDFKISVKHNDPIVMVKAYRLLAERGDWPLHLGVTEAGPAFQGTIKSSTAFGILLAEGIGDTIRVSLSAPPAEEVKVGLQILQSLNLRERKLEIVSCPSCGRAQVDVYTLANQVTEGLEGMSVPLRVAVMGCVVNGPGEAREADLGVASGNGKGQIFVKGEVIKTVPEADIVATLIEEANRLAADMPTDVTGTPQVVTA, encoded by the coding sequence ATGCCCAAGCCCCCGCCCGAGACCCTCGCCCCCCGTCGCAAGTCGCGGCAGATCAAGGTGGGCAAAGTGCTGGTCGGTGGCGACGCCCCCGTGAGCGTGCAGTCGATGACCACGACGCCCACCCCGAACATCAACGCGACGCTTCAGCAGATCGCCGAGCTCACCGCATCCGGCTGCGACATCGTGCGGGTCGCGGTGCCCTCGCGTGACGACGCCGAGGCGCTGCCGATCATCGCGAAGAAGTCGCAGATCCCGGTGATCGCCGACATCCACTTCCAGCCGAACTACGTCTACGCGGCGATCGACGCCGGGTGCGCCGGGGTGCGCGTGAACCCGGGCAACATCCGCAAGTTCGACGACCAGGTGGGCAAGATCGCCGCCGCCGCCAAGGCCGCGGGAGTCTCCATCCGAATCGGTGTGAACGCCGGATCGCTCGACCCGCGGCTGCTCGAGAAGTACGGCAAGGCGACGCCCGAGGCGCTCATGGAGAGCGCCATCTGGGAGGCGTCGCTGTTCGAGGAGCACGACTTCCACGACTTCAAGATCTCGGTGAAGCACAACGACCCGATCGTCATGGTGAAGGCCTACCGGCTGCTCGCCGAGCGCGGCGACTGGCCGCTGCACCTCGGTGTCACCGAGGCCGGGCCCGCGTTCCAGGGCACCATCAAGAGCTCGACCGCGTTCGGCATCCTGCTCGCGGAGGGCATCGGCGACACCATCCGCGTTTCGCTCTCGGCCCCGCCGGCCGAGGAGGTGAAGGTGGGGCTGCAGATCCTGCAGTCGCTCAACCTCCGCGAGCGCAAGCTCGAGATCGTGTCGTGCCCGTCGTGCGGGCGCGCCCAGGTCGACGTGTACACGCTCGCGAACCAGGTCACGGAGGGGCTCGAGGGCATGTCGGTGCCGCTCCGGGTCGCCGTGATGGGCTGCGTCGTGAACGGCCCCGGCGAGGCCCGCGAGGCCGACCTCGGTGTCGCCTCCGGCAACGGCAAGGGCCAGATCTTCGTCAAGGGCGAGGTCATCAAGACCGTCCCCGAGGCCGACATCGTCGCCACCCTCATCGAAGAAGCCAACCGCCTCGCCGCCGACATGCCCACCGACGTCACCGGCACCCCCCAAGTCGTCACCGCGTAG
- a CDS encoding 1-deoxy-D-xylulose-5-phosphate reductoisomerase, with protein sequence MRRVIILGSTGSIGVQALDVIRANPEGFEVVGLVAGSNREALDAQAAEFGVADTGLGELEAEQLVRDIDADVVLNGITGSVGLGPTLATLEAGRVLALANKESLIVGGDLVKSVARPGQIVPVDSEHSAIAQALRSGTTGEVSRLVLTASGGPFRGRSRAEMAGVTPREALAHPTWDMGLVVTTNSATLVNKGLEVIEAHLLFDVAFSDIEVTVHPQSVVHSMVEFVDGSTIAQASPPDMRLPIALGINWPARVAGVGAPIDWTASHSWTFEPLDDEAFPAVELAKKVGRAGGSYPAVFNAANEQAVTAFHAGRIGFLDIVDTVARVVDLHEMPSEEVTRESLAETELWARATADRLIAAA encoded by the coding sequence GTGCGACGCGTCATCATCCTCGGCTCCACCGGTTCCATCGGCGTTCAGGCGCTCGACGTCATCAGGGCGAACCCCGAAGGGTTCGAGGTGGTGGGGCTCGTCGCGGGCAGCAACCGCGAGGCGCTCGACGCTCAGGCGGCGGAGTTCGGCGTGGCCGACACCGGCCTCGGCGAGCTCGAGGCCGAGCAGCTGGTGCGCGACATCGACGCCGACGTCGTGCTGAACGGCATCACCGGGTCGGTGGGGCTCGGCCCCACCCTCGCCACCCTCGAGGCCGGCCGCGTGCTCGCGCTGGCCAACAAGGAGAGCCTGATCGTCGGCGGCGACCTGGTGAAGAGCGTCGCGCGGCCGGGGCAGATCGTGCCCGTCGACTCCGAGCACTCCGCCATCGCGCAGGCGCTGCGGTCGGGTACGACGGGCGAGGTGTCCCGGCTCGTGCTCACGGCATCCGGTGGCCCCTTCCGCGGCCGGAGCCGCGCCGAGATGGCGGGGGTGACACCGCGCGAGGCGCTCGCGCACCCTACCTGGGACATGGGGCTCGTGGTCACGACCAACTCGGCGACCCTGGTGAACAAGGGGCTCGAGGTCATCGAGGCGCACCTGCTGTTCGACGTGGCGTTCTCCGACATCGAGGTCACCGTGCATCCGCAGTCGGTGGTGCACTCGATGGTCGAGTTCGTCGACGGGTCGACCATCGCGCAGGCGTCGCCGCCCGACATGCGGCTCCCCATCGCGCTCGGCATCAACTGGCCGGCGCGGGTCGCGGGCGTCGGCGCCCCGATCGACTGGACCGCCTCGCACAGCTGGACCTTCGAGCCCCTCGACGACGAGGCCTTCCCGGCAGTGGAGCTCGCCAAGAAGGTGGGGCGCGCCGGCGGCAGCTACCCCGCCGTGTTCAACGCGGCCAACGAGCAGGCGGTGACGGCGTTCCACGCCGGACGCATCGGCTTCCTCGACATCGTCGACACGGTGGCGCGGGTGGTCGACCTGCATGAGATGCCGTCGGAGGAGGTCACCCGGGAGTCGCTCGCCGAGACCGAGCTCTGGGCGCGGGCGACGGCGGATCGGCTCATCGCGGCGGCCTGA
- a CDS encoding glycoside hydrolase family 76 protein — protein sequence MTARGWDARADAAQHALTRLFGPRPLWPGWRNTSPFRLRDAATLNYWWRAHLIEVRVDAFERTGDPLWLASALRVRTALLRRNRGLFNDYFDDMGWLGIALLRLHRASGDARCLDDAIALWRHIQRAGWQASGTAGVPWRVQQLQYKNAPSNGTFALLSARLGALTGAREFGDYAAATLRWFDDAGLVDPGSGLVFDGVNRLGDGAIDTDWVFSYCQGLYIGALVEQYRGSGRTEPLDAAVRTAVTAVRRLAPSGVIDSENSRFDQRAGGDVGLFKGVFVRYLGELVPLLPSASNDHRMLAGFVRDTTDALWSGMRASAGLRAADVWGAPPPARTFLSTQLSATMALEVRARLEALSPEG from the coding sequence ATGACGGCTCGGGGGTGGGATGCTCGGGCCGATGCCGCCCAGCATGCCCTCACCCGCCTGTTCGGCCCTCGCCCGCTCTGGCCCGGGTGGCGCAACACCTCACCGTTCCGCCTGCGTGACGCCGCGACCCTGAACTACTGGTGGCGGGCGCACCTCATCGAGGTGCGGGTCGACGCCTTCGAGCGCACGGGCGACCCGCTGTGGCTGGCGAGCGCCCTGCGCGTGCGCACCGCGCTGCTCCGGCGCAACCGGGGCCTGTTCAACGACTACTTCGACGACATGGGCTGGCTCGGCATCGCCCTGCTGCGGCTGCACCGCGCCTCGGGCGATGCCCGCTGTCTCGACGACGCGATCGCGCTCTGGCGCCACATCCAGCGCGCCGGCTGGCAGGCCTCGGGCACCGCCGGCGTGCCGTGGCGGGTGCAGCAGTTGCAGTACAAGAACGCGCCCTCGAACGGCACCTTCGCCCTCCTCTCGGCGCGCCTCGGCGCGCTCACCGGTGCGCGCGAGTTCGGCGACTACGCGGCCGCGACGCTGCGCTGGTTCGACGACGCGGGGCTCGTCGACCCGGGCAGCGGGCTGGTCTTCGACGGCGTGAACCGCCTCGGCGACGGCGCGATCGACACCGACTGGGTGTTCAGCTACTGCCAGGGCCTCTACATCGGTGCGCTCGTCGAGCAGTACCGCGGCTCGGGACGCACCGAGCCGCTCGACGCCGCGGTGCGCACCGCGGTCACGGCGGTGCGTCGGCTCGCCCCGTCGGGCGTCATCGACTCGGAGAACTCGCGGTTCGACCAGCGGGCGGGCGGCGACGTCGGCCTGTTCAAGGGTGTGTTCGTGCGCTACCTCGGCGAGCTCGTGCCCCTCCTCCCGTCCGCGTCAAACGACCACCGGATGCTCGCCGGCTTCGTGCGCGACACCACGGATGCCCTGTGGTCGGGGATGCGCGCATCCGCCGGTCTTCGTGCGGCCGACGTGTGGGGTGCTCCTCCCCCGGCGCGGACGTTCCTCTCCACCCAGCTGAGCGCGACGATGGCGCTCGAGGTGCGGGCGCGCCTGGAGGCGCTCAGTCCGGAGGGATGA
- a CDS encoding RIP metalloprotease translates to METVLQFILGVLIVAVGVAISIGLHEVGHLVPAKLFGIKVTQYMIGFGPTVFSRRRGETEYGLKAIPLGGYVSMIGMFPPRGAGAKARANSTGFFQSMVQDARDQSQESIGDDDDRAFYRKPVWQRIIVMLGGPFMNLVLAVVFFSIVVVGFGTLQTSTTVGSVSACVLPATSDRQSCEAGDQESPGAAAGLKPGDRLVSLDGVAITSWAQSTDIIKKSSGEALPLVVERDGQEVSLTVTPLLTERYVTDDEGEVVKNADGTSQTQEVGFVGIGAAQELVPQPVTSVLPMVGENIAGTAGIVLNLPQRLYDVAQAAFGSEERDINGPISVVGVGRVAGEIASLDSISIESKAASLLGLLGSLNIALFVINLVPLTPLDGGHVVSALWEGIRRFFAKLFGRRDPGPVDAAKLMPLTFAVVILFGGMTALLVYADIVKPVNIFG, encoded by the coding sequence GTGGAAACGGTCCTGCAGTTCATCCTCGGCGTGCTCATCGTCGCCGTCGGAGTCGCCATCTCGATCGGGCTGCACGAGGTCGGCCATCTGGTGCCCGCCAAGCTGTTCGGCATCAAGGTCACCCAGTACATGATCGGCTTCGGGCCGACGGTCTTCTCCCGCCGCCGCGGCGAGACGGAGTACGGCCTGAAGGCCATCCCGCTCGGCGGCTACGTCTCGATGATCGGCATGTTCCCGCCGCGGGGAGCCGGCGCCAAGGCCCGGGCGAACAGCACCGGGTTCTTCCAGTCGATGGTGCAGGATGCACGCGACCAGTCCCAGGAGTCCATCGGCGACGACGACGATCGCGCCTTCTACCGCAAGCCGGTGTGGCAGCGCATCATCGTCATGCTCGGCGGGCCGTTCATGAACCTCGTGCTCGCCGTCGTGTTCTTCTCCATCGTCGTCGTGGGCTTCGGCACGCTGCAGACCTCCACCACGGTCGGCAGCGTCTCGGCCTGCGTGCTGCCCGCCACGAGCGACCGCCAGAGCTGCGAGGCCGGCGACCAGGAGTCGCCGGGTGCCGCCGCGGGCCTGAAGCCGGGCGACAGGCTGGTGAGCCTCGACGGTGTCGCCATCACCTCGTGGGCCCAGTCGACCGACATCATCAAGAAGTCGTCGGGCGAGGCGCTCCCGCTCGTGGTCGAGCGCGACGGCCAGGAGGTCTCCCTCACGGTCACCCCGCTGCTCACCGAGCGCTACGTCACCGACGACGAGGGCGAGGTGGTGAAGAACGCCGACGGTACCTCCCAGACCCAGGAGGTGGGCTTCGTGGGCATCGGTGCCGCGCAGGAGCTGGTTCCGCAGCCCGTCACCTCCGTGCTGCCGATGGTGGGGGAGAACATCGCCGGCACCGCGGGCATCGTGCTCAACCTGCCCCAGCGGCTGTACGACGTCGCGCAGGCGGCGTTCGGCTCGGAGGAGCGCGACATCAACGGCCCCATCAGCGTGGTGGGCGTCGGCCGCGTCGCGGGTGAGATCGCCTCGCTCGACTCGATCTCGATCGAGTCGAAGGCGGCGAGCCTGCTGGGCCTCCTCGGTTCGCTCAACATCGCGCTCTTCGTCATCAACCTGGTGCCGCTCACCCCGCTCGACGGCGGGCACGTGGTCTCGGCACTGTGGGAAGGCATCCGTCGCTTCTTCGCGAAGCTGTTCGGGCGCCGCGACCCGGGGCCGGTCGACGCGGCGAAGCTCATGCCGTTGACCTTCGCGGTCGTCATCCTGTTCGGCGGCATGACCGCGCTGCTGGTGTACGCCGACATCGTGAAGCCGGTGAATATCTTCGGCTGA
- a CDS encoding MaoC/PaaZ C-terminal domain-containing protein, producing the protein MVHYFDDLEVGQVFVSPGKTVTETDVVMFAALTNDNNQVHTDVEFAAGTRYGQRVVHGLYGTSLSLGLIARTGVFEGSAVALLGIDGWRFVAPVFIGDTLTCTVEIVGTRLTSKGDTGVVERLVSLRNQRDDLVQQGRLDLLVLTRAAAR; encoded by the coding sequence ATGGTGCACTACTTCGACGACCTCGAGGTCGGGCAGGTGTTCGTGAGCCCGGGCAAGACCGTCACCGAGACCGACGTCGTGATGTTCGCCGCGCTCACGAACGACAACAACCAGGTGCACACCGACGTCGAGTTCGCGGCGGGCACCCGCTACGGCCAACGCGTCGTGCACGGACTCTACGGCACCTCGCTCAGCCTCGGCCTCATCGCGCGCACGGGCGTGTTCGAAGGCAGCGCGGTCGCCCTGCTCGGCATCGACGGCTGGCGCTTCGTCGCCCCCGTCTTCATCGGCGACACCCTCACCTGCACCGTCGAGATCGTCGGCACCCGCCTCACCTCGAAGGGCGACACCGGCGTCGTCGAACGCCTCGTCTCCCTGCGCAACCAGCGCGACGACCTGGTGCAGCAAGGCCGGCTCGACCTCCTGGTTCTCACCCGGGCCGCCGCCCGCTGA
- a CDS encoding MFS transporter: MAAPSTPQQRLVLTVAILSAFVSFLDATVINVALPAISRDLGGELSAQQWVVDAYLLTLGAVILLAGSLSDVFGRKKVLLVGLVGFGVTSLLCAFAPTIEFLIVSRGLQGVAGALLVPSSLALILATFSGPPQARAIGTWTAFTSVANIAGPILGGVLVDQLSWRLVFGINVLPIVVTVVLLARLDSDAHHAPGARVDVLGAVLGVVGLGLPVFALIEQVNFGWGSPVVFVPLVVGVVALVLFVVHERRAPQPMLPLSLFRVRNFSVGNVSTFLIYGALSLGFFSVAVFLQQVAGYSATEAGFAMIPTSILLIGLSSLFGRLSGRLGPRLFMTVGPLLAGGGFFLMLRFDDTADYLTQVLPAVVVFGLGMAITVAPLTSAILGAIEPARSGIASAVNNAVSRVAGLISVALASVVAGSVVLDLAGFHRVVLVTAVFFVAGALVSFAGIRNPAPASQAAVS; this comes from the coding sequence ATGGCAGCACCCAGCACCCCTCAGCAGCGACTCGTGCTGACGGTCGCCATCCTCTCGGCGTTCGTGTCGTTCCTCGATGCGACGGTCATCAATGTGGCGCTGCCCGCCATCAGCCGCGACCTCGGCGGAGAGCTGTCGGCGCAGCAGTGGGTGGTCGACGCGTACCTGCTCACGCTCGGGGCCGTCATCCTGCTCGCCGGGTCGCTCTCCGACGTGTTCGGCCGCAAGAAGGTGCTGCTGGTCGGGCTCGTCGGCTTCGGCGTCACGTCACTCCTGTGCGCCTTCGCGCCCACCATCGAGTTCCTCATCGTGTCGCGGGGGCTGCAGGGTGTCGCCGGGGCGCTGCTCGTGCCGAGCTCGCTCGCGCTCATCCTCGCCACCTTCTCGGGGCCGCCGCAGGCGCGCGCCATCGGCACCTGGACGGCGTTCACCAGCGTCGCCAACATCGCCGGCCCCATCCTCGGCGGCGTGCTCGTCGACCAGCTCTCCTGGCGGCTCGTGTTCGGCATCAACGTGCTGCCCATCGTCGTCACCGTCGTGCTGCTGGCGAGGCTCGACTCCGACGCGCACCACGCGCCGGGCGCCCGGGTCGACGTGCTGGGCGCCGTGCTCGGCGTCGTCGGCCTCGGCCTCCCCGTCTTCGCCCTCATCGAGCAGGTGAACTTCGGATGGGGGTCGCCGGTCGTCTTCGTCCCCCTGGTCGTCGGGGTGGTCGCCCTGGTGCTGTTCGTCGTGCACGAGCGCCGGGCCCCGCAGCCGATGCTGCCGCTGTCGCTGTTCCGGGTGCGCAACTTCTCGGTGGGGAACGTGTCGACCTTCCTCATCTACGGTGCGCTCTCGCTCGGCTTCTTCAGCGTCGCCGTGTTCCTGCAGCAGGTGGCCGGGTACAGCGCGACCGAGGCGGGGTTCGCGATGATTCCGACGAGCATCCTGCTCATCGGGCTGTCGAGCCTGTTCGGGAGGCTCAGCGGGCGGCTCGGGCCGCGCCTGTTCATGACCGTCGGCCCGCTGCTGGCCGGCGGCGGGTTCTTCCTCATGCTCCGCTTCGACGACACCGCCGACTACCTCACCCAGGTGCTCCCGGCCGTCGTGGTGTTCGGCCTCGGCATGGCCATCACCGTGGCGCCGCTCACGAGCGCCATCCTCGGTGCCATCGAGCCCGCCCGCTCGGGCATCGCCTCGGCCGTGAACAACGCGGTCTCGCGGGTGGCCGGACTCATCTCGGTGGCGCTCGCGAGCGTCGTGGCGGGTTCGGTCGTGCTCGACCTGGCGGGCTTCCACCGGGTGGTGCTGGTGACCGCTGTATTCTTCGTGGCGGGCGCTCTGGTCTCCTTCGCGGGCATCCGCAACCCCGCCCCGGCCTCCCAGGCTGCGGTCAGCTAG
- a CDS encoding FKBP-type peptidyl-prolyl cis-trans isomerase, with product MRRIPALAVAVAAASLLLAGCTSNDAAGSTDSATNAADSSACATDGSASKAVTVTGDFGAAPTTSFQGPLTVDSTERTVVSEGDGEALETGSLATIDFTIYNGTTGDKAFSTLDEGGTQLQLTVDATQYIPGIVQAVNCATVGSRVVAVIPPADAFGDTGNQSLGIGADDSMVMVADIEAIVPTRAEGVDQPAQDGFPSVTLDDSGAPTVSIPSTDAPAELKTEVLKKGDGPVVGDGDSVTVQYQGVIWGSGQVFDQSWGQGGPRTFQTTGVVSGFAAAMIGQTVGSQVLVIIPPDQGYGSEGNSAAGISGTDTLVFVIDILATASA from the coding sequence ATGCGCAGAATCCCTGCACTCGCCGTCGCGGTCGCCGCCGCCTCCCTGCTGCTGGCCGGCTGCACGTCGAACGACGCCGCCGGGTCGACCGACAGCGCCACCAACGCCGCCGACTCGAGCGCCTGCGCCACCGACGGCAGCGCGTCGAAGGCCGTCACCGTCACGGGTGACTTCGGTGCCGCGCCCACCACGAGCTTCCAGGGTCCGCTCACCGTCGACTCCACTGAGCGCACCGTCGTGAGCGAGGGCGACGGCGAGGCGCTCGAGACCGGGTCGCTCGCCACCATCGACTTCACCATCTACAACGGCACCACGGGCGACAAGGCGTTCTCGACGCTCGACGAGGGCGGCACGCAGCTGCAGCTCACCGTCGACGCCACGCAGTACATCCCCGGCATCGTGCAGGCCGTGAACTGCGCCACCGTGGGCTCGCGCGTGGTCGCGGTCATCCCGCCCGCCGACGCCTTCGGCGACACCGGCAACCAGTCGCTCGGCATCGGCGCCGACGACTCCATGGTCATGGTCGCCGACATCGAGGCGATCGTGCCCACCCGCGCCGAGGGCGTCGACCAGCCCGCGCAAGACGGCTTCCCCTCGGTCACGCTCGACGACTCCGGCGCGCCCACCGTGTCGATCCCGTCGACGGATGCTCCCGCCGAGCTCAAGACCGAGGTGCTGAAGAAGGGCGACGGCCCGGTCGTCGGCGACGGCGACAGCGTCACCGTGCAGTACCAGGGCGTCATCTGGGGCAGCGGCCAGGTCTTCGACCAGAGCTGGGGCCAGGGCGGCCCGCGCACCTTCCAGACCACGGGTGTGGTCAGCGGCTTCGCCGCGGCGATGATCGGTCAGACGGTCGGCTCGCAGGTGCTCGTCATCATCCCGCCCGACCAGGGCTACGGCTCCGAGGGCAACTCGGCGGCCGGCATCTCGGGCACCGACACCCTCGTGTTCGTGATCGACATCCTGGCCACCGCCTCCGCCTAG
- a CDS encoding endonuclease domain-containing protein — translation MLLLDALVARGGVASLGHLVDELGVSTREVRASVRRGEVVRVRQGWLALAGADRELAGAVRVGGCLSCTSVLRRHGIWCAHDRRLHVRLAPNVGRVRSPLDRRLPLSHDHAVRVHRPAWASASTRAADDIVTALAQAVVCQSRLDAVASLDSALNQRLITPAQLEQALGLLPAKHRAYGLLVDGTAQSGLETKARLALRSRGVRVRSQVWVPEVGRVDLVVGDRLVVELDGWEWHSRPADFEEDRRRSRGLAAQGFRELRFSYRQVTHDWAECERVVLALVRADEHLWRSRHARLV, via the coding sequence ATGCTGCTGCTCGATGCACTCGTCGCGAGGGGAGGCGTCGCCTCACTGGGCCACCTCGTCGATGAGCTCGGCGTGTCGACCCGCGAGGTGCGCGCGTCGGTGCGCCGGGGCGAGGTGGTGCGCGTGAGGCAAGGGTGGCTCGCGCTCGCCGGCGCCGACCGCGAACTCGCCGGTGCCGTGCGTGTCGGAGGTTGCCTGAGCTGCACCTCGGTGCTCCGGCGGCACGGCATCTGGTGCGCGCACGACCGACGTCTGCACGTGCGGCTCGCTCCGAACGTGGGCAGGGTGAGATCGCCGCTCGATCGACGACTACCGCTGTCGCACGACCACGCCGTTCGCGTGCATCGCCCCGCCTGGGCGAGTGCGAGCACTCGAGCGGCCGACGACATCGTGACCGCTCTGGCGCAGGCCGTCGTCTGCCAGTCGCGCCTCGACGCCGTGGCGTCGCTGGACTCCGCACTCAACCAGCGACTGATCACACCCGCGCAGCTCGAGCAGGCGCTGGGTCTCCTTCCGGCGAAGCACCGGGCCTACGGCCTTCTCGTCGATGGGACAGCTCAATCCGGCCTCGAGACCAAGGCGCGACTCGCGCTGCGCAGCCGCGGTGTGCGCGTCCGCTCGCAGGTGTGGGTGCCCGAGGTCGGGCGCGTCGACCTCGTGGTGGGCGACAGGCTCGTGGTCGAGCTCGACGGCTGGGAATGGCACTCCCGCCCTGCCGACTTCGAAGAGGACAGGCGGCGCAGCCGCGGCCTCGCGGCCCAGGGCTTCCGCGAGCTGCGCTTCAGCTACCGTCAGGTCACCCACGACTGGGCCGAGTGCGAGCGCGTCGTGCTCGCCCTGGTGCGAGCCGACGAGCACCTCTGGCGCTCCCGACACGCCCGCCTGGTATGA